The Aureimonas populi genome includes the window CGGCATCGACGATGTCGTCACCAAGCCGGTGCACGTGAAGGAGATCCTGGCCCGTGTCGGCGCCATCCGCCGCCGCGAGGGGGTGGACCGGGCCCGCACCTCGGTGGACGAGATCTGCGTCTTCAACGACGGGCGCGATGCGGAAGTGGCGGGCGAGCCGATGGTGCTGCCGCGCCGCGAGCGGCGCATCCTGGAATATCTGGTCGCCAATCGCGGCCGCCGCGTCACCAAGCAGCAGCTCTTCTCGGCGATCTACGGCATTTTCGACGAGAACGTCGAGGAGAACGTCATCGAGAGCCATATCTCCAAGCTTCGCAAGAAGCTCAAGATGCGCCTCGGCTACGATCCGGTCTCGTCCAAGCGCTACCTTGGGTACGGGATTGGCGTCTGATATCAGTACAAAGTATTAACTAAGTATGAACCCCACATTCTGCTTCGGAATGTGGGGTTTTTGCTTTTTCAACCCCAAATTGCGATAGAAAATCTGCCCATCGCGCAGCCCCGCGCAAGCTTCGCAGGCTAAGTGTTGGTTAGGTTTGGAAGACAAAGTAAGGTAGCGCGATGAGCATCGGCGGTTTGATGCGGACCAGCGTGTCGGGGATGAATGCCCAGGCGACGCGTTTGGCCGGGGTTTCGGAAAACATCGCCAACGCCAACACCACGGGCTACAAGCGCCAGACCACCGAGTTCTCGGCGCTGGTCCTGGCGTCCGGTTCGGGCCAGTACAATTCGGGCGTGGTGGAAGCCAACACGCGCCAGCTCGTCAGCCAGCAGGGCGGGCTGACCTACACCTCCAACGCCAGCAGTTCGCAGGCCGTGGACCTCGCCATCCAGGGCAAGGGCATGATGGTGGTCTCCGACGGGTCGGGCGGCACCTTCCTGACGCGCGCCGGCTCCTTCGTGAAGAACGGCAATGGAGACCTCGTGAACGCTGCCGGCTACATCCTGCAGGGCTACCCGCTGCCGCTCGGCGACACGGAAGGGGTGCTGAACGGCTTCGCCGGCCTTCAGAACGTCAACCTCAACGCCTCGCAACTGCGCCTGACGCCCACCGATTCCGGTGTCTTCCGCGTCA containing:
- a CDS encoding response regulator transcription factor, with product MIVVVDDRDLVTGGYKSLFGSEGVSSAGFQVEEFRDWVESASDTDVSAVEAFLLGDFPERNSFTRLVRSRSTAPMIALAETKALNSTLDLFAAGIDDVVTKPVHVKEILARVGAIRRREGVDRARTSVDEICVFNDGRDAEVAGEPMVLPRRERRILEYLVANRGRRVTKQQLFSAIYGIFDENVEENVIESHISKLRKKLKMRLGYDPVSSKRYLGYGIGV